The genomic stretch CCGAAAAATGCTTATTAGGCCATACTTATACTGTATCTAATTTTAAGGTGGTGCCTTATGTTCTGGCCTTCAGGGCATCGGGACACAGATATATGATAAAGTTTACTGCTGGAACGTCTGTTCTTGATGAAGACAAACATGAGATACCCGCGAAATCGATTTTATTTACAAGTTTTTCAGACATCATAACAGGGAGGTTTGACAAACATGTTCTGATTCGTGAGTatggtttttggtttttttattgtcTCATGTTTTGATGCATTATAGCCGtgtgaaattaataaatttatttcagATGTCGTTGGAATGGTGGATAGTATTGGTTATGCGCAGACTGAGTCAGGTGCAAAGAAGCAGCAAATTAGCATGATGTTGCGTGATCACAGGTTTGTTTTTTTATACATTAAACTGCCTCATATATGAATCATGTTATATATCTTAATGTGTTGTGATCATGGTTTAGCAACAACATGTTGAACTGTACTCTGTGGGAATCATACGCGGATCAGTTCATCAAGTTTAACAAAGTTAGGGTTGCTGCATCACTACCTACAGTTGTGTTGCTTCAGTATGCCAAAGTGAAGGAAGAAGGTTATTCCATgacttattttataaattaatactaAATCAAAAAAATCTGTGATAAATATATTGACAAGGTTATGTTGTATTTGCAGGAAAGTATCCTCTGTCTGTGACAAACACCTACAATGTGACCCTTTTATGTGTTGATGCTGATTTTCCGATCATGAAAGACTTTATTGATAGGTATGTTGATAGTGTCATCCATTTTATGcaattatttttttcatgtaTGAATTTGATAATGATCCATGCTCTGCAGAATGCCTGAGGAGAGCAAGGTAACCCTGTCTGACCAACTTGGAGGGAATTCCCAATATTCCTCCCAAAGTTCTGAAAATCAACAGCTCACTCCTGTGCAAAAATTGTTCTCAAAGGCTGTTGTTTTGCCTATTGCTGAGATTATTCAACTTACGGATGTATGTCTTTCTATTTTCCTATATTATTGTAATTATAACCTCATTGTTTAGTGTGTCACATGTTTCTGATTTTGGCGGCTATTTGTCCAGGTTACATTTTGCGCTACTGTCGCTACAACAAAATTATTAGTAGCATCTCCGTTTGGATGGTTCTATCGTGCCTGCCATATGTGTCAATCTATAGCGCGCGGGGACAGCCCCCCCTTTGAGTGTGAATCTGGTCATGAAACCATGGCTGAAGTCCTTAGGTTTTAGTTGTTCTCACCTAATAGATGttgtttttgtcatgtttttgatgTTTCTATGTTGTCGGCTTTTTTAACGGAACGACTTCTTATGATGTTCAGGTATAAGATTGAAATTGAGGTTACTCACGGGGGCCAAAGCTGCAATTTTGTCTTCTGGAACAGAGAATGTGAAATGCTGTTGGGTTTATCTGCATCGCAACTTCGTAACACTATGATTCAGGTTATATTTATATTGTGCACACGAATTAGAATGTACTTTTCAATACTCTGTGTACACTAATATGGCCAGTTGTTTAAATAGGCTGGAATTACTGATCCATTGGACTTTCCGTTAGCACTTGATCAGTTGTTGAAGTTGGAAATGGCTATGAAGGTTAAGTGGCATCCACGCTGGAAGAACTGTTCCGTCGTTATGATTATAAAAAATGATCCTATTATCCAACAACTTAAGGAAAAATGGGGAACAGATGAGGTCAGCTCTAATAAACTGACATTTGTTTTATAAAAGAGGACTTCATATTATAACAATTTTTGGcctgattttgtttttctttggtaAATTCTCAAGGAACCTATTCCAATCCAAACTGTCGTACCTGATACTCTGGAGGTAGAAATTTTAAACTGTGTATGCATTTTTTTGCTTTTCCTGTGATTATGTTATATTGAAAACTGTGTTTAACAATATATAGATTAAAGAGAGTGTTGATGAAGCTAAAACAGATGCCAATGAAGACTGTGAATTGGTTACAGTAAGTCTCACTGCAACACACTTACCTACTTACATTTAGATCAATATTACTAACACTTACCGACTTACATTTATATCAATATTCCTAACTAATAGTCTTCATCGTGGCATTGCAGGACCTGGAAATTACATCTGAACACAAGCCGGATGCTATCACACCTGGTGGTAAGAGACATCTTCCTGCTGCATCAAGTGAATCTATTGATGGGGAACTGTCATCAAACAAGCTGAAGAAGATAATTAAAATGGAGAAGATTGATTaggaatatttttattttgtgtgtGTTTTGCTTAGGTGTTTGTTATAAAAA from Vicia villosa cultivar HV-30 ecotype Madison, WI linkage group LG4, Vvil1.0, whole genome shotgun sequence encodes the following:
- the LOC131598393 gene encoding uncharacterized protein LOC131598393 is translated as MSRPVERIAEINDGKELWKIVVRIHHRWKVVSNSKEHFEMIFVDKLGDDIHAVVPAPHVSVFTEKCLLGHTYTVSNFKVVPYVLAFRASGHRYMIKFTAGTSVLDEDKHEIPAKSILFTSFSDIITGRFDKHVLIREYGFWFFYCLMF
- the LOC131598394 gene encoding uncharacterized protein LOC131598394, coding for MVDSIGYAQTESGAKKQQISMMLRDHSNNMLNCTLWESYADQFIKFNKVRVAASLPTVVLLQYAKVKEEGKYPLSVTNTYNVTLLCVDADFPIMKDFIDRMPEESKVTLSDQLGGNSQYSSQSSENQQLTPVQKLFSKAVVLPIAEIIQLTDVTFCATVATTKLLVASPFGWFYRACHMCQSIARGDSPPFECESGHETMAEVLRF
- the LOC131598395 gene encoding uncharacterized protein LOC131598395, encoding MFRYKIEIEVTHGGQSCNFVFWNRECEMLLGLSASQLRNTMIQAGITDPLDFPLALDQLLKLEMAMKVKWHPRWKNCSVVMIIKNDPIIQQLKEKWGTDEEPIPIQTVVPDTLEIKESVDEAKTDANEDCELVTDLEITSEHKPDAITPGGKRHLPAASSESIDGELSSNKLKKIIKMEKID